Proteins from a genomic interval of Xiphophorus maculatus strain JP 163 A chromosome 7, X_maculatus-5.0-male, whole genome shotgun sequence:
- the LOC102216648 gene encoding gap junction alpha-5 protein: protein MGDWSLLGNFLEEVQEHSTSVGKVWLTILFIFRILVLGTAAESSWGDEQSDFMCDTQQPGCTNVCYDSAFPIAHIRYWVLQIVFVSTPSLIYMGHAMHTVRMEEKRKRMEQEEREARGDDGEDLQKEKEFLQQKQNAAEGTGRVRLKGALLHTYILSILIRTVMEVTFIVVQYLIYGVFLKAMYLCTTWPCPNAVNCYMSRPTEKNIFIVFMLVVSGVSLLLSVLELYHLGWKSVKKCVRNKTLQKNNHRAVTVAVSTGLESNKHQQPSASCTPPPDFDHCLTAPRSMNPMTSIASHPFNTRMALQQNSANLATERHHSCDNLEDEEDFLRIRYEQLPAELPNGCSPLPLLHSGFLKDKRRLSRTSGTSSRARQDDLAV from the coding sequence ATGGGAGACTGGAGTCTTCTTGGGAATTTCCTTGAAGAGGTCCAGGAGCACTCCACTTCGGTCGGGAAGGTTTGGCTCACCATCTTGTTCATTTTCCGCATCCTGGTCCTGGGCACGGCGGCGGAGTCGTCCTGGGGCGACGAGCAGAGCGACTTCATGTGCGACACCCAGCAGCCCGGTTGCACCAATGTCTGCTACGACAGCGCCTTCCCTATTGCCCACATCCGCTACTGGGTGTTGCAGATCGTGTTTGTCTCCACGCCCTCACTCATCTACATGGGCCACGCCATGCACACGGTGCGTAtggaggagaagaggaagaggatggagcaggaggagagggagGCTAGAGGGGACGATGGAGAAGACctgcagaaggagaaggagTTCCTCCAACAGAAACAGAATGCAGCTGAGGGGACAGGTCGTGTCCGTCTAAAAGGAGCCCTGCTCCACACTTACATCCTGAGCATCTTGATCCGAACAGTGATGGAGGTCACCTTCATAGTGGTGCAGTATCTCATATATGGGGTATTCCTCAAGGCGATGTACCTCTGCACGACCTGGCCTTGTCCCAATGCCGTGAACTGCTACATGTCCCGACCCACAGAGAAGAACATCTTTATCGTCTTCATGCTGGTGGTGTCCGGCGTGTCTCTTCTGCTGTCCGTGTTGGAACTCTACCACCTTGGCTGGAAGAGCGTCAAGAAGTGCGTACGCAACAAGACGCTGCAGAAGAACAACCACAGGGCCGTGACAGTGGCCGTGTCCACAGGGTTGGAATCCAACAAGCACCAACAACCTTCCGCCTCTTGCACCCCACCCCCGGATTTCGATCACTGCCTGACCGCGCCGAGATCCATGAATCCCATGACCTCCATTGCCTCCCACCCGTTCAACACCAGGATGGCACTGCAGCAGAACTCGGCCAACCTGGCGACCGAGCGGCACCACAGCTGTGACAACCTGGAGGACGAGGAGGACTTCTTGAGGATCAGATACGAACAGCTGCCTGCAGAGCTTCCCAACGGCTGCTCGCCACTGCCGCTGCTCCATTCAGGCTTCCTGAAGGACAAACGACGCCTGAGCAGGACCAGCGGCACCAGCAGCCGGGCGCGGCAGGACGACCTGGCAGTGTAG
- the acp6 gene encoding lysophosphatidic acid phosphatase type 6 → MRNLLTKAGLFGSVSVAFGTIWWSQQKTESNPITSSAAPNPNDACPASLYELQLVQVLFRHGARTPLKSIPDVMEAQWAPSLLEAPPYTHINYVVTDLKGGPQPRSPLEDNYRKNILSGGSFAGQLTTLGMQQLYELGETLRKKYIEETPLLSPTFSSTEVYVRSTNIVRTIESAKCLIAGLFKQKQKDIVSILTEEAESEILYPNYHGCKLLKVLSHPRWAKLSTLPGIAEDLQSILSALGIAAHQHVDFILIRDDMVAREAHGLPSPLVLSSWRNKVEERAVDMMCSLYKPNKREALQLSVGPLLHVLLENIEKKLQDNSAEANRKLFLYSAHDTTLIPCLMALKIFDMKWPPYAASITLELHKSRQTGDAFVKLSYIGQDQHIPGCSGVYCPLQEFKQVLSAYSLSSERYNSRCNSTGLTEP, encoded by the exons ATGAGGAACCTTTTGACCAAAGCAGGCTTGTTTGGCTCGGTATCAGTGGCCTTTGGCACGATTTGGTGGTCACAACAGAAAACCGAATCGAACCCGATCACTTCAAGCGCAGCCCCAAACCCAAATGATGCATGCCCTGCTTCTCTGTATGAACTCCAGCTGGTCCAGGTCTTGTTCCGTCATGGCGCTCGGACGCCGCTCAAGTCTATACCGGATGTGATGGAG GCTCAGTGGGCCCCATCGCTCCTAGAGGCCccaccatacacacacatcaaCTACGTGGTGACGGATCTTAAGGGAGGACCGCAGCCTCGATCTCCTTTGGAGGACAACTATCGGAAAAACATACTGAGT gGTGGCTCCTTCGCTGGTCAGCTGACCACATTAGGCATGCAGCAGCTGTATGAGCTGGGTGAAACGCTGAGGAAGAAATATATAGAGGAGACACCTTTACTCAGTCCCACCTTTAGCTCAACGGAGGTCTA tGTGCGCTCCACTAACATTGTAAGGACTATTGAATCTGCCAAGTGCCTTATAGCTGGactctttaaacaaaaacagaaag ATATTGTGTCCATCCTAACAGAAGAGGCTGAATCTGAAATTCTCTACCCTAACTATCACGGTTGCAAGCTGCTCAAAGTCCTCAGCCA cCCCCGCTGGGCTAAGTTGTCCACTCTGCCTGGCATCGCTGAAGACCTGCAGAGCATCCTGAGTGCACTGGGGATTGCTGCTCACCAGCACGTCGACTTCATCCTCATTAGGGATGACATGGTTGCCAGAGAG GCACACGGCCTTCCCAGCCCGCTGGTTCTGAGCTCCTGGAGGAATAAGGTGGAAGAGCGAGCTGTGGACATGATGTGCAGCCTCTACAAACCTAACAAGAG AGAGGCGCTGCAGCTGTCGGTGGGACCCCTCCTCCATGTTCTGTTAGAAAACATTGAGAAGAAACTACAGGACAACTCGGCAGAGGCGAACAG GAAGTTATTCCTGTACTCGGCTCATGACACCACCCTTATCCCGTGCCTCATGGCTTTGAAGATCTTTGACATGAAGTGGCCTCCGTACGCTGCCTCCATCACACTGGAGCTACACAAAAGCCGGCAGACGGGCGATGCCTTTGTGAAACTCTCATACATTGGTCAG GATCAACACATACCAGGTTGCAGTGGAGTCTACTGCCCCCTGCAGGAGTTCAAACAGGTCCTCTCTGCATACTCGCTAAGCTCTGAACGCTACAATTCTCGTTGCAACAGCACAGGACTCACTGAACCCTGA